CAGTTCAAAAAGGTGAGGTAAAGAGGTCTTTTCCTTAAGATGGTAGAAATACcaagtatatgtatgtatacttgTTAACACAGAGAGCATTGCAGTAATGCATGAAAGGGAGTGATCTAGTGGAGAGGAAAAACTGCTGAAGGTGAGGTTTTCCATAGGTGAGAGAGGGTGGGGTAAAGTGCACGATGAAGGGGTGGTCTTGAGCAGGAGCATGATAGTTCTTCCCTGGTAACAGCCTTAAAGGCAGAATATAGGTTCAGTATTAAGTATGCATGCTGATGGGAACCTGCAGACGTACTCTTTTGATGGTTTTAATTTCCTCAATGAGGTAGGAAGCAGGATCATCAGCTGAGAGTGAGGCCCAGGGGTTTGAGGAGAGGTGTGAAATCATTTTATGGTTTGGGGAAGTGCAGTGTGAGTGCCAGGCTGTATTAAAGACCCTCCCCCTGGAGTGAGGGGGAATGAACTTCAGGTGACCTTCAAAAGTGTGTAATCTTTTCCCACCTACATTCTACTTATACGTATAGAGTGGTGTGGTGTTTGTTTTCCATGGTTGATACCTAGTTTTCCTGTGGGTAAACAAACCAaaacctttttcttccttttaaaccACCACTAAGTAAAGTTAATTCCAAACTCATTAGTAATTTAACATCTTGCTCCCTGTATGTGAATCAAAAATATAGTAAACAAATACAGTAATTCAGTAGGGGTCAATTAGCATCATTGTTCTTGGGAGGTTTATTTTAAGCCTTTATGATTAGTAACatatttggggtattttgttttattttaactctttatGGATTTTTTAACTAGCTGTGAATCATGTTTATTCTTCCTGTTTCCCAGAAGTGGGAACACATGTATCTGTCCTCTTTTGATTTGGGAACACTCACTGGGGAAGGATAGAATCCAGCACTGGTGGGTTTGGGGTCTAAACTAGCCAATGTCTACAGCTTCCATATCTGGGGGCTAGAAACTTTCTCCTGAACATGAAGTATTTCTGATAATCCTGAACCAGATCATAAAGACTAGGTTCAAATGAGATACCCCAGACAGCTCTGGATTTTGCCTAGACCTTGGCCGTAGTCCCTCTAACTGCCAGCTTTCCAGAATTCCTGTAGGATCCTTATATGTCTTCTGTTCAAGCCCCATTCAACCTAGATCcacatgttttcagttttctctgagaagaaagaaagaacagtggTTAAGAATATGACATTTGGggtgctggctcagttggaagagcatacaactcttcatctcagggtcatgagttcaagccccacgttgggtggaaagattgattgattgaatacataaataaatatacatatacacacacttactttaaaaaaaaagaatatgacctTTGGAGCCAGATTCCTggggttcaaattctggttccACCTCCTTGCTTCATACACCATCTTAAGGAAGATACCTACCATATCTGTGCCTTCGTTTCCATATCTctaaatggaaatgataataatacctatttaATAAAGAGCTTAGTACAGTGCTTAACATTTAGTAAATACTCAGTTGTAATAGTAGTTGtacttgtttttaattattcaaattattattCCTAGGAGTCGTTCAGACTTTACTGATGGAAAGCACTCATGCAGCCAAACTGAGTAGAATCATGAAACATTTGGTACTAGATAAGTGTCTCTTTTGACAGTAGATGGATGTGGTCATGTTTGAAATCACATGCAAATGGATCGAATTCAGAATAAATCAGTGCGCTGCCATGAGTTTATTGTTAGGCTAATATGAGTTTGATTATGAGGAaagtgaactttttaaaaaacaagtaaaaatcttcaacaagtGGGGAAATGCAAGTATGCCTACTCAATGACTATAgttagtatttttttcatatattccaaATTTCGTCAGTACAAATTGTTCTGGTTCTAAGGCATTTCCGGTCCCTGCCTTCAGGAGTTTATAGTCTATTAAGGGAGGCCGAATATAAATGGGAaaagttagggatgcctgggtggctcagtggctgagtgtctgccttcggctcagggcatgatcctggattctgggatcaagtcccacatcgggctccctgtaaggagcctgcttctccctctgtctatgtctctgcctctctctgtgtgtctctcatgaataaataaataaaatctttaaaagaaacaaacatgggAAAAGTTAAATAACACTAAAGTGACATCTGCCCTCAGACTTGCAGACTCTTAGGGATGAGAGGTCAGGAGGGCTGGTGGACACTGTTGGTGCCAGAGTTTAAGTATACAATGGCTGGAGTAAGTTTTATAGGCTGGCTTGAACCATTAATGACATTGTTTCAGTGAGAGTTTTGAGAAAATTGCTGTGATACTACCCAGTTGTCTGTTCACAGATCATTTGGGATTAAAGACAACCAAACGGACACTGTCCTGCAGCAGCATGGGAACTCCTGAGTACATATGCACCAGGCCCTTAGTGTTCCAGGCAGGTGTCATCCCCTTTTGAGAAGGacacatggttttctttttggggggtgaCGAAATATCTcttaactcatttctttttcgttaagatttatttattcatgagagacacacagagaaagaggcagagacacaggcagagggagaagcaggctccctgaggggagcctaatgcgggactcaatcctggatcctgggatcacgccctgacctgaaggcagatactcatccattaagccacccaggcatctcatcttgtaactcatttattttctataatttctgaagaatacatagaaaattattcctcctcccccactttaaaaataaataaaccacagtgaaataccacttCATCCTCACTAGGGTGATAATCATCAGTAAGGCAGACAATAACAAttattggcaagaatgtggagcaattGGAAACCCTGTGTTttgctggtggaaatataaaacatgcagccactgtggaaaacagtttgtcagTTCCTCGAAAAGTTAGATGTAGAatcaccatatgacccagcaattccacttcaaaGTATATACCTGCAGTCTGAGAGGTGTCCAGGACCACCCTCAGGTTCAGTAATTCACAAgaaggactcacagaactcagaaaagccATTGTACTTGTGGTTATGGTTTATTACAGTAAAAGgatgcagattaaaaaaaagcaaagggaagaggTGCATGGGGCAGGGTCCAAGAGAGACCAGGCGTGGAGCTTCCAGTTGTCCTCCCCAAGTGGAGTCTTAGGGACAGATTTGATTTCTCTACTAATGATGTGTCATAATACACAGTATTGCCAACCAGGGAAGCTCGCCCAGGTCTTAGCGTTCAGAGATTTTATCAGGAGTTGGTGATGTAGACACAGTTGACCACCTGCATGGCTAACCTTAGTCTCCAGTTCCTCCAGAGATCGCGCTGATGCCAGTGGCCCAAAGCCTCCACCATACATCAAGTAGCATAGACTACCTGACATGTCCCAATGATCCCAGATAAACAGGCACCGTCTTCTCAATCAAGACATTCCAAAGGCTTAGAGGTTATCTTAGGAGCTGGGGGCACAGGGCCAAACCTTTCTTTGGGCAAGGTTAATCCTTTAATGCACCTTaccaagaagaaatgaaaacatatgtccacacaaaaacttacacaGTGCTCACAGCATTATTTCATAACacccaaaaagtgaaaacaacccaaatgcccatcaagtgatgaatggataaacaaatgtggtatgtccatacaatggaatattgtttagccacatttttagaagaatgaaattctgaaacatgctataacatggatggaccttaagaacatgctaagtgaaaagaaaaagatgaaaatgccacatgttgtatgattcctcctatatgaaatgtccagaataagcatatctacagaaacacaaagttggggatgcctgggtggctcagtggttgagtgtctgcctttggctcaggtcatgatcctggggtcctgggatcgagtcctgcatcaggctccccatgggaagcctgcctctccctctgcctatgtctctgcctctctctgtgtgtctttcatgaataaaaaaataaaatctttttaaaatattttaaagaaacaccAAGTTAGATTAGTGGTTACTTGGAGCTGGGATTAGAAACAGGAAGTGACTACAAGGAGGCATGAGattacttttttggggggtgatgaaATACCGGGATTATGTAGTGGTGATCGTTGCAAActatgtaaatatactaaaatcatcaaaatgtatacttaaaattgGTGACTTTTATGGCACATAAactctatctcaataaagctgttttttttaagattttattttatttattcatgagagacacagagagggaggcagagacacaggcagagggagaagcaggctccatgcagagagcccgatgtaggactccagaatcacaccctgggccaaaggcaagcgctcaaccactgagctacctaggcatcccaaaactGTTATTTTAATGAGCATAATAATACCTCCTCTGTCACTTTAAGTGGTTACAGTAGAAACAAATGAGATATATATAAAGGCACTTTGTTTAATAGAATGTTCCAAGTATATGTTTTTGGAAAAAGCAAATAGATATTTGattggcgggatccctgggtggcgcagcggtttggcgcctgcctttggcccagggcgcgatcctggagacccgggatcgaatcccacatcgggctcccggtgcatggagcctgcttcttcctccgcctgtgtctctgcctctctctctctctctctgtgactatcataaataaataaataaataaataaataaataaataaataaataatcactaaaaaaaaaaaaaaaagatatttgattgGCACCAAAACTGGATTGGCATTTCTCCTTTACCACCAAAATCTATAGATCTTCAGCTGTAAATATCATAGAATGACCTTTTTTTGCGACTAGATGGATTTTATGGCAGAGTTTCCTAGGGGCATTCCATTTTTCATCTAAGTACCCAATACTTATTCatgtattatcttttatttttagtaatttatagTTATGTCTCTACAGATGGCTATAAATCTGACCTGAGAGAGATGGTCTATTTTTAGCTTCCTGTCAGTAGTAGTTTTATGTCACACATTCATCCCCTTGAATAGGAAACAGtccttttgctttctcttcccaTATTTTTATCAGCTACTAAACAGTGAAAGAGTACTATGCCCAACACTTTTAATCTTTTGCTTAAAACAAATGCCTTTtgggcatccccggtggctcagtggtttagcaccgcctttgggccagggcgtgatcctggagactcagaatcgagtcccacgtcgggctccctacatggagcttgcttctccctctgcaagaAAAATTGGGATGACtgggatgctcagtggttgagcacttgccttcgcCCAgggtctctgccctcccccctctctcatgaataaataaataaaatcttttttaaaaatgccttttgcTATGTGTTCTCTAAATGACTGGCTAATTTCTTAGCCAAGTGATTAACAGAAGGTGCCCaaataaaaggacatttttgGCTTTCATCATGGACGTTTTAAGGATACGGATTTCGGCGTAACGTAACAAACTTTTCCATTAGAGCTGTTCAAAGGTGAGGTGGGCTGTCTCAGGAATGCTGTTTAAGTGGTTAGATTACCACTTACTTGAAAAGTGGAAggaggggtgcatgggtggctcagtcggttaagtgtctgccttcggctcaggtcaaggtTGCaggaagtcctgggatcgagcaccacaccaggctccctggtcagtgaggagtctgcttctccctctgctttcaccaccaccaccacttttgCTTGCACATATGGGCGCGCGTGCAcgtgctcgctcgctcgctcgctctctcaaataaataaataaataaataaataaataaataaataaataaataaaatctttggaagaaaaaagaaaagtgagaaaggagttgggagggggcagggcagtgAAGGTAGAACATCAGGTACTCTAAAGGGAAGCACAAATAGTAATAAATGTGCTGGATAAGATGATCTTAGAATTAAATTTCATCTCTGGAATTCTTTATCCTATAAAATTAGCTTAAATGGAATCTGTCCCCATTGAAGCTTTGATGGTTGCCAGTTTTATCTTAGGTGTTGAATTTCTCAATCTATTATAAAGGAGACCTGTCAGGGTTTGCATCTTTTTAGTCTTTATTCAAACCCAAGGTCATTCCTTATTTGTAGTTATCAAAAACCCAACATATAGGTAATTGAGCAGTCTGCCATCCAGATGCAGGCTTCCAAAAGAGCTGAGACTTGGCTTTCACCACAGGAATTCCccctatttttagaaataaatgctCCATcgctttctctccttcctctgtatAAACATATACATGCACCCATGCATTTAAAATCTGGAAGGAAAGCTGTAGCATCGCAAGCATAACAAATGGTAATTGAGACCAGTCGAAGCACAGGAGGACAGCAATCCTGGGCCCAGTTCTTCCTACTCTGCTGCCCTGTAAATGAATCCTCAGCATGTGCTACTTAACAAATGTGTTGCATCTATGAACAGAATATTATAAGCTTAATCTCAGATTGTCTGTAGCCTTAATTTCccatagaactttctgcagtgtaGATTTAAGTAGATTTAAAGTGttgtgtaggggatccctggttggcgcagcggttcagtgcctgcctttggcccagggtgtgatcctggagacccgggatcgaatcccacatcgggttcccggtgcatggagcctgctccctctgcctgtctctgcctctctctctctctctctctctctctctgtgactatcataaaaaaaaatttttttaaataaagtgttgTGTAGATTTAAGCtgttgaaatgtggctagtatgaCTGAGgacttgaatttttaattatatataattttaattgatttaagtTTAAATTGCTACTTGTGGCTAGTTGGCTACCATGTTGGACAGCATGGCTCTATAAGAATAATTTCAAGAAGTTAGGTTACCTAGATAATTGGAGATCCTGTGGCCTTTTTAGAACCACTAGATGCTCTGGCAATAATATTGactttgttgggttttttgtttatttagaagcgtttttttttttaaaaaaagcatttcttgaGCATCTGCTTATTCAAAAGTTGATGCCAATGCAAATTTGAATGACACAGCTTCTGTCTTTAAGAGCTCTAGCCAGGGATTTGACATTTACTATACTGTTAAGTACAGTCTGAAAAGTACCACTATAGAAGCATATAATAAGGTGATGTGGGGGACACAAGGTATAGCATGACTCTTCACAAAGGTCAGGAAAGATTTCTCAGAAAAACTGAATGCTTGAGCTAAAATCTTAAAGGAgagtttgaaatatatatatttttttgcctctttctgtgttctATACAAACAGATTTCTGGGTTATTTGTAAAGTATCTGTTGTCATTTTAGGGCCAGTTTTCTCCCTGGCTTTCCTTTGTTTCCTGTGACCTCTCAATTTAAGCCCAGGGATATAAGGtttccctcccccgccccagccctgctGCCTTTAATGCCTCTTTTCTTCCTACAGTGCTCTGTGAAAAGCTGCATCACTGCCTTCCATGTCACCTGTGCCTTTGAGCACAGCCTAGAGATGAAGACCATCCTAGATGAGGGAGATGAAGTGAAGTTCAAGTCATACTGCCTCAAGCACAGCCAAAATAGGCAGAAACTCGGGGAGGCTGAGTACCCCCTACACAGGGCCGCAGAGCAGAGTCAGGCCAAAAATGAGAAAACCAGCCTGCGGGCACAGAAGCTtcgggagctggaggaggagttCTATTCCCTGGTCCGTGTTGAAGATGTggctgcagagctggggctgCCAACACTAGCCGTGGACTTTATCTATAACTACTGGAAACTGAAACGGAAAAGTAACTTCAACAAGCCATTATTTCCTCCAAAGCAGGATGAAGAAAATGGCCTGGTGCAGCCAAAAGAAGAGAGTATTCACACTCGCATGAGAATGTTTATGCATCTACGGCAAGACCTAGAGAGGGTAAGGTGATCAGCTCTGGCTACTGTTTAGGTATAGGTCTGCATAAAAATGGAGGCCCTGCTTCCAGTTTGTCATTTTCTAAAGGTCAGCTCATTTATACTGTAGGCTTCTGTGTCCTTGCTTATCTTCTGATTACACCATGGCCCCAAACGTTAGACTCTGTTTACATTTTTGGCAGGcactttctgtcttttttttaaagattttatttatttattcatgagagacacagaaagagagaggcagagacacaggcagagggaaaagcaggcttcatgcaggaaacctgatgtgggactcgaccctggaactctgggatcacatcccgagctgaaggcagacgcccaaccgctgagccacccaggcaaactTTGGCAGGCACTTTCAAGGGACTTGGAGGGCCCTTGTTTATATGCTATATGAGCcttaaatctgaaagaaattttcatttggCTTACTTTTTATTCACCGTTGAGCCTAAATTGGATCAGCTATATTTTACTGACACATAAGACTATGGGctgaagaaagaatgaatttcGTTGAGGAAAGAACTAGATTAGAGTTTCTTAAACTTGGCACTGCTGACATTCTGGCTGGATAGTTCTTTGTTGTAGGGGACTGTCCTTTGTTGTGGGGGATACTGTTAgatgcttagcagcatccctggcctctacccaatAGCaaatacccacacacacacatacaacatacccactgtgacaaccaaaaatggtTCCACATTACCAAATGCCTCCTGGGAGGTCAAAATCGCCTCTGGTTAAGAGACTCTACACCAGATAAATCCGTTTAACTCACTTATTTAAAGATAAGTTAGGCCCTGTGTTTACCCTAGAGAATTTTATAATCAAGTATAATTATAGAGATggcttgtttttctctctgctacCAGAATTTGGAAGGGAATAGATTTGGCTCACTTTGTAAAATTTAACTCACACATCtatagcacttactatgtggcaacactgttctaagcatttcataaatattcactcatttaatcctaacatGCCTGTGAAGAAAGTACTATTGTTTAGCCCTTTTTACAAAGCAATAAACTGGGGCACAGAAAGGTGGGGTGATTTGTCTAGGTGGGATGGGGAGTATGGGAGCATGAGGATTGCACCCTTGTGGCTGAAATTTGGCCAAGCTAGAGATGTAAACAAAAAAGCCACTTTCAGTCTTTCCAGCAGACCTTTATCCTGCTGGTCCAGTACTCATTAGAAAATTgtactggggggatccctgggtggctcagcggtttagcacctgcctttggcccagggcacaatcctggagtcccgggatcgagtcccacatcaggctccctgcatggagcctgcttctccctctgcctgtgtctctgcctctctctctctctctctctctctctctctctctctctctctctgtactctcatgaataaataaataaaatctttaaaataaaaaaaaaattgtactggATCCAGCATCCCCATTGTTTTATACAGGGATCTAAAGGGAAGGCCACAGTGTTAAACCATCACTCGGTCTTCCTCAGTTGGCTGTGCAGATAAACATTGAGTGCATCACACTGCAGGGAGAGTAGGTTTcagggagtggcttaggagtgTTTTGCTTGTGCTGCTGATTGATATGGGAACCATGATCCCATGACTGATCGTGCTACATGAATTCCTTTACAGTGGCTCTGTCTTTTGTGTTCTGTCTTCTCTCTTCAGCCACCACTGTACCTCACTTAATATTAGTTGTCTTAATTTTAGCTAAAAATTTTCAATTGTCAGGTTTCTGTAACATGGCAAAAATCTCTATTTGCTGTATGTTGGGCTTTCAGGTCCGAAATCTGTGTTACATGATAAGCAGACGAGAGAAACTGAAATTATCACAAAACAAACTACAGGAACAGATCTTCGGTTTGCAAGTCCAGCTTGCTAACCAGGAAATGGCTGCAGGTAACTTTATATTAAAGATGTCCTAATATAGACTCTGGTTATATcctattttaacaattttaattttatgtcagttgttttacttaaaaatcttgTAACATTCTTGTCAAATATCTCATTTGCTCTAGTCCAACCTTGATACAACATGGCCCATTTCAGTGTTGACTCATGAGGCAAGAAATCCCAAGGTAGAGTTGGGGGACTTGCAGGTGTAGGGCAGATAATCTAGGTGTCAGACAGATATTAAGGGCCATTAGTGAAAACCATGAAATTATTCCATAATCATCAGATTCATTTAGAAATCAGTAGGATAAGACCTAATCCTAGTTTCCAGAAAACGTTTAATTCCAAGGTTAAACAAACCCTTAGTCAATAGTTAGGAGATATAGGTTCTGTCTCtttactaatatttgttgaagacCTACTGTGGACTAAGAAGTGAGCTAGGAAGTAGAGCAGTCAGCAAGACAAAATCCCTGCCTATAAGGTGTGCTGCCCACTTGGTGAGAGAGACAGGTGAGCATAATTACAGTGCCCTAAACATGGGGAGCTTGGCTGCAATGACAGTCATATTCAGTGATATTTGTAACCTCCCTGTACCTCATTTAACACAGAGGTTGGTGGCAGAGCCTGGGCAACCAGGAGTCACTATGCAGGGTGCGCAGAATCCAGCTCCAGCTAAGGGCCAGCCATAGAGTAAGAGAGACACCCAGAAGTGAGGTGTCAGGTAGGCATCAAAGGCTCTGGGGTGTTTGCAATTATCAAGGGTCACAGCAGAATGGGATAGCAGGAAGGAGCAGGGCTGCTCAGTCACAAAGGCACCATGACAAACAAGACCAGGAAAACCAAAGGATAGCGAGGAGGGCCCCTGCTTGCCGAGGAGACTGGCCCCAGATGTGGCTTCTGATTGGTGGGAACCAGCCCCATAAATGCTTGTAGTGTCAGTGGGTGGCAGCCCAGGTAGAGATGGGAGCTGTGAGTATTCAACATGTACCCTTAGGGAATGCGTGGTGCCCAGGCTCCTACTAGTTGTCCTCTTGTGGGCAAAGGTCAAGTCCCTGTGCAAGAAGAAATTGTTTGgtagtgctttttaaatttcagagtactcaaaataatagagaaaggAAGATCTGTTCTAAATATGATTGTAGGATGATATAACCAGGTAACTGATTGCCAGTACTCCCCAGGCCAACCCCAATAGCAGGCCATGGGCAGGACTGTTGTGATTCTTTTCTGCTGGCCTTGCCACTACAAAACCTTCTCCATACCTCCATGATAGTCATTCACTGTCAGGAAATTATTTTAGGTTAAGGACATAAAACACATGGGAACCACCCACTACCATTCCTACTATTATCAGGTTaaaacacacattcacatactCTTCCTCCAAAACCTATGCTGTGTTCTTGACTTGCTTTAGGAAGGACAGAAGAGATTAGAGGGTAGGATCTGAAATGTCTAAGGCATGTCCTAAGTGCTATACAgtacccacacatgcacacacacagacacacacagaaggggAGACTCTGTTCTAAGCCATTGCTATTGGCATTCTTTTCAGAAATGGAGGGGGCAGAGATGGGGATATAGGAGGTGGCACACTAGTCTTTGTGACCATTATACAGACTGGGAGAGTATAGGTGAAGAGGCTGAAAGACACATAAcaaactgaggggggcacttgacgggatgagcactgggtgttattctgtatgttggcaaattgaacaccaataaaaaaattttgggatttaatataaaaaattttttggatttaatataaaaaaaaatacagtggcaTCGTTGAGTTTTCCACCTGTAGTACCCCCCACCCAACCTCTATCTCAGCTCCCTTCAGCTTCTATGCCACCATGATGTACATGCAGATCAAAGACAGGGGCTTGTTAGACATTTGGAAGAACGGGTGTGTGAACTCACTGTGCCATAATGAACATGTACACTGTTATTTAAATCGGTTGTTAAGATGAATCTTTCCTTTTGATCACAGGACTTCCTTTGACAAGTGCACTAGAAAACTCATTGTTTAACCCACCACCAAGAATTACCTTAAAGTTAAAAATGCCCAAATCAGCTCCAGAAGACTGCCAAAACAGCTCCACAGAGCCTGATCATGGACCCCCATCTCCTGCCAGCAGCTCCCCTGTTCACGGTGTAAGGAGCATGCAGGTGCCTCAGGAGCCACTAGAAATGAGAACAAAATCGTACCCGAGACATTCACTAGAGAGCAAGAGTAACCGTCTGCTGGCCAGTCTCAGCCATCCTCGGAGTGAAACAAAGGATCCCAGTCCTGCATGGAGAACTCCATCTCCGGAGTTCTATCACGGGCAATCACTGGGAAAGCCTCTGGTCCTTCAGGCTGCCCTGCATGGACAGTCTTCCATTGGGAATGGGAAAAGTCAGTCTACCTCCAAGCTTGCCAAATCCAATGGCCTGGAGGGCAACTGGTCTGGAGATGTCACCCAAAAAGACAGCTCAAGTGAGACGTTCTGTGACCAGGAGTCCATACTCAGCTCCCACTTGGCCAGTCAGGGCACCTTTAGAAAATCTACCGTGGAACAGTTTAGCAGGTCCTTTAAGGAGACCACCAACAGATGGCCGAGGACCATGGAAGACCTCCAGTGTTATATGAAACCAACCAAGAATATTAACCCCAAGGAGCAGCTCTGGGGCAAGCAGCTTGTCAAGCGGTCTGCAGGGAGAGCTTCATATCAGGAAAATGATGGGTATTGCCCAGATTTGGAGCTGAGTGATTCAGAGGCAGAAAGTGatgggaataaagagaaagttaGGGTAAGAAGAGTTAGCTCTGACAGGGAGAATCCTTCCCATGACTCTCGACGAGATTGTCATGGTAAAAGCAAGACACATCCTGTTTCCCACAGTTCAACACAAAGGTGATCAGAAACCTCCAAGAATAGCTTAATCTTTGCCTTTGCCCCATACATTGGGGAAAGCCACACACACCAAAAGGATTTCTAGCATATGTTAGGAGGAGTTGtagtgaaaagaataaaatgtttccaTAGTAAATTGGCTTGCAGTTTTTGAAACCCTTTAAGTCTACTTTTCACAAGCACATTAAAGAATTACAGATTGTCCGAAAGTTTTTTTGCCAGAGGCTGTTGAG
The window above is part of the Vulpes lagopus strain Blue_001 chromosome X, ASM1834538v1, whole genome shotgun sequence genome. Proteins encoded here:
- the JADE3 gene encoding protein Jade-3, yielding MKRHRTLSSSDSSDECPSTSFTSSSMYRSKSKIPHEHKKPAEVFRKDLISAMKLPDSHHISPDSYYVFADTWKEEWEKGVQVPVSPDTVPQPSLRVVAEKVKDVLFMRPRKYIHCSSSETTEPGYINIMELAASVCRYDLDDMDIFWLQELNEDLAEMGYGPVDENLMEKTVEVLERHCHENMNHAIETEEGLGIEYDEDVICDVCRSPDSEEGNDMVFCDKCNICVHQACYGILKVPEGSWLCRSCVLGIHPQCLLCPKRGGAMKTTRTGTKWAHVSCALWIPEVSIACPERMEPITKVSHIPPSRWALVCNLCKLKTGACIQCSVKSCITAFHVTCAFEHSLEMKTILDEGDEVKFKSYCLKHSQNRQKLGEAEYPLHRAAEQSQAKNEKTSLRAQKLRELEEEFYSLVRVEDVAAELGLPTLAVDFIYNYWKLKRKSNFNKPLFPPKQDEENGLVQPKEESIHTRMRMFMHLRQDLERVRNLCYMISRREKLKLSQNKLQEQIFGLQVQLANQEMAAGLPLTSALENSLFNPPPRITLKLKMPKSAPEDCQNSSTEPDHGPPSPASSSPVHGVRSMQVPQEPLEMRTKSYPRHSLESKSNRLLASLSHPRSETKDPSPAWRTPSPEFYHGQSLGKPLVLQAALHGQSSIGNGKSQSTSKLAKSNGLEGNWSGDVTQKDSSSETFCDQESILSSHLASQGTFRKSTVEQFSRSFKETTNRWPRTMEDLQCYMKPTKNINPKEQLWGKQLVKRSAGRASYQENDGYCPDLELSDSEAESDGNKEKVRVRRVSSDRENPSHDSRRDCHGKSKTHPVSHSSTQR